Proteins found in one Orcinus orca chromosome 11, mOrcOrc1.1, whole genome shotgun sequence genomic segment:
- the DDX17 gene encoding probable ATP-dependent RNA helicase DDX17 isoform X2, whose protein sequence is MRGGGFGDRDRDRDRGGFGARGGGGLPPKKFGNPGERLRKKKWDLSELPKFEKNFYVEHPEVARLTPYEVDELRRKKEITVRGGDVCPKPVFAFHHANFPQYVMDVLMDQHFTEPTPIQCQGFPLALSGRDMVGIAQTGSGKTLAYLLPAIVHINHQPYLERGDGPICLVLAPTRELAQQVQQVADDYGKCSRLKSTCIYGGAPKGPQIRDLERGVEICIATPGRLIDFLESGKTNLRRCTYLVLDEADRMLDMGFEPQIRKIVDQIRPDRQTLMWSATWPKEVRQLAEDFLRDYTQINVGNLELSANHNILQIVDVCMESEKDHKLIQLMEEIMAEKENKTIIFVETKRRCDDLTRRMRRDGWPAMCIHGDKSQPERDWVLNEFRSGKAPILIATDVASRGLDVEDVKFVINYDYPNSSEDYVHRIGRTARSTNKGTAYTFFTPGNLKQARELIKVLEEANQAINPKLMQLVDHRGGGGGGGGRSRYRTTSSANNPNLMYQDECDRRLRGVKDGGRRDSASYRDRGETDRAGYANGSGYGSPNSAFGAQAGQYTYGQGTYGAAAYGTSGYTAQEYGAGTYGASSTTSTGRSSQSSSQQFSGMGRSGQQPQPLMSQQFAQPPGATNMIGYMGQTAYQYPPPPPPPPPSRK, encoded by the exons ATGCGCGGAGGCGGCTTTGGGGACCGGGACCGGGATCGTGACCGTGGAGG GTTTGGAGCAAGAGGTGGTGGTGGCCTTCCCCCGAAGAAGTTTGGTAATCCTGGGGAGCGTTTACGTAAAAAGAAGTGGGATTTGAGTGAGCTCCCCAAGTTTGAGAAGAATTTTTATGTTGAACATCCAGAAGTGGCAAGGCTGACTCCG TATGAGGTTGATGAACTACGCCGAAAGAAAGAGATTACAGTGAGAGGAGGCGATGTTTGTCCTAAACCTGTGTTTGCCTTCCATCATGCTAACTTCCCAC AATACGTAATGGATGTGTTGATGGATCAGCACTTCACAGAACCAACTCCAATTCAGTGCCAGGGATTTCCCTTGGCTCTTAGTGGCCGGGATATGGTGGGCATTGCTCAGACTGGCTCTGGGAAGACATTGGCG tatTTGCTGCCTGCTATTGTTCATATTAACCACCAGCCTTACTTGGAAAGAGGAGATGGCCCAATT tgtcTAGTTCTGGCTCCTACCAGAGAGCTTGCCCAGCAGGTACAGCAGGTGGCTGATGACTATGGCAAATGTTCTAGATTGAAGAGCACTTGCATTTATGGAGGTGCTCCTAAAGGTCCCCAGATTCGAGACTTGGAGagag GTGTCGAGATCTGTATAGCTACTCCTGGCCGCCTGATAGATTTCCTGGAGTCAGGAAAGACAAATCTTCGCCGATGTACTTACCTTGTACTGGATGAGGCTGACAGAATGCTTGACATGGGCTTTGAACCCCAGATTCGTAAAATTGTTGACCAAATCAGG CCTGATAGGCAGACATTAATGTGGAGTGCAACCTGGCCAAAAGAAGTAAGACAGCTTGCAGAGGATTTCCTTCGTGATTACACCCAGATCAACGTAGGCAATCTGGAGTTGAGTGCCAACCACAACATCCTCCAGATTGTGGATGTCTGCATGGAAAGTGAAAAAGACCACAA GTTGATCCAACTCATGgaggaaataatggctgaaaaggaaaataagacaatAATATTTGTAGAGACGAAAAGACGCTGTGATGACCTCACTCGAAGGATGCGCAGAGATGG TTGGCCAGCTATGTGTATCCATGGAGACAAGAGTCAACCAGAAAGAGATTGGGTACTTAATG AGTTCCGTTCTGGAAAGGCTCCCATTCTCATTGCCACAGATGTAGCCTCCCGTGGGCTAG ATGTGGAAGATGTCAAGTTTGTGATCAACTATGACTATCCAAACAGTTCAGAGGATTATGTGCACCGTATTGGCCGAACAGCCCGTAGCACCAACAAGGGCACCGCCTATACCTTCTTCACCCCAGGGAACCTAAAGCAGGCCAGAGAGTTGATCAAAGTGCTGGAAGAGGCTAATCAGGCTATCAATCCAAAACTGATGCAGCTGGTGGACCACAGAGGAGGCGGCGGAGGAGGGG GAGGTCGTTCTCGATACCGGACCACTTCTTCAGCCAACAATCCCAATCTGATGTATCAGGATGAGTGTGACCGGAGGCTTCGAGGGGTCAAAGATGGTGGCCGGAGAGACTCTGCAAGCTATCGGGATCGTGGTGAAACCGATAGAGCCGGTTATGCTAACGGTAGTGGCTATGGAAGTCCAAATTCTGCCTTTGGAGCACAAGCAGGCCAATACACCTATGGTCAAGGCACCTATGGGGCAGCTGCTTATGGCACAAGTGGTTACACAGCCCAAGAATATGGTGCTGGCACTTATGGGGCCAGTAGTACCACCTCAACTGGGAGAAGTTCACAGAGCTCTAGCCAGCAGTTTAGTGGGATGGGCCGGTCTGGGCAGCAGCCACAGCCACTGATGTCACAACAGTTTGCACAGCCTCCGGGAGCTACCAATATGATAGGTTACATGGGGCAGACTGCCTACCAgtacccaccccctcctcctccccctcctccttcacgTAAATGA
- the DDX17 gene encoding probable ATP-dependent RNA helicase DDX17 isoform X3, which produces MFVLNLCLPSIMLTSHYLLPAIVHINHQPYLERGDGPICLVLAPTRELAQQVQQVADDYGKCSRLKSTCIYGGAPKGPQIRDLERGVEICIATPGRLIDFLESGKTNLRRCTYLVLDEADRMLDMGFEPQIRKIVDQIRPDRQTLMWSATWPKEVRQLAEDFLRDYTQINVGNLELSANHNILQIVDVCMESEKDHKLIQLMEEIMAEKENKTIIFVETKRRCDDLTRRMRRDGWPAMCIHGDKSQPERDWVLNEFRSGKAPILIATDVASRGLDVEDVKFVINYDYPNSSEDYVHRIGRTARSTNKGTAYTFFTPGNLKQARELIKVLEEANQAINPKLMQLVDHRGGGGGGGKGGRSRYRTTSSANNPNLMYQDECDRRLRGVKDGGRRDSASYRDRGETDRAGYANGSGYGSPNSAFGAQAGQYTYGQGTYGAAAYGTSGYTAQEYGAGTYGASSTTSTGRSSQSSSQQFSGMGRSGQQPQPLMSQQFAQPPGATNMIGYMGQTAYQYPPPPPPPPPSRK; this is translated from the exons ATGTTTGTCCTAAACCTGTGTTTGCCTTCCATCATGCTAACTTCCCAC tatTTGCTGCCTGCTATTGTTCATATTAACCACCAGCCTTACTTGGAAAGAGGAGATGGCCCAATT tgtcTAGTTCTGGCTCCTACCAGAGAGCTTGCCCAGCAGGTACAGCAGGTGGCTGATGACTATGGCAAATGTTCTAGATTGAAGAGCACTTGCATTTATGGAGGTGCTCCTAAAGGTCCCCAGATTCGAGACTTGGAGagag GTGTCGAGATCTGTATAGCTACTCCTGGCCGCCTGATAGATTTCCTGGAGTCAGGAAAGACAAATCTTCGCCGATGTACTTACCTTGTACTGGATGAGGCTGACAGAATGCTTGACATGGGCTTTGAACCCCAGATTCGTAAAATTGTTGACCAAATCAGG CCTGATAGGCAGACATTAATGTGGAGTGCAACCTGGCCAAAAGAAGTAAGACAGCTTGCAGAGGATTTCCTTCGTGATTACACCCAGATCAACGTAGGCAATCTGGAGTTGAGTGCCAACCACAACATCCTCCAGATTGTGGATGTCTGCATGGAAAGTGAAAAAGACCACAA GTTGATCCAACTCATGgaggaaataatggctgaaaaggaaaataagacaatAATATTTGTAGAGACGAAAAGACGCTGTGATGACCTCACTCGAAGGATGCGCAGAGATGG TTGGCCAGCTATGTGTATCCATGGAGACAAGAGTCAACCAGAAAGAGATTGGGTACTTAATG AGTTCCGTTCTGGAAAGGCTCCCATTCTCATTGCCACAGATGTAGCCTCCCGTGGGCTAG ATGTGGAAGATGTCAAGTTTGTGATCAACTATGACTATCCAAACAGTTCAGAGGATTATGTGCACCGTATTGGCCGAACAGCCCGTAGCACCAACAAGGGCACCGCCTATACCTTCTTCACCCCAGGGAACCTAAAGCAGGCCAGAGAGTTGATCAAAGTGCTGGAAGAGGCTAATCAGGCTATCAATCCAAAACTGATGCAGCTGGTGGACCACAGAGGAGGCGGCGGAGGAGGGGGTAAGG GAGGTCGTTCTCGATACCGGACCACTTCTTCAGCCAACAATCCCAATCTGATGTATCAGGATGAGTGTGACCGGAGGCTTCGAGGGGTCAAAGATGGTGGCCGGAGAGACTCTGCAAGCTATCGGGATCGTGGTGAAACCGATAGAGCCGGTTATGCTAACGGTAGTGGCTATGGAAGTCCAAATTCTGCCTTTGGAGCACAAGCAGGCCAATACACCTATGGTCAAGGCACCTATGGGGCAGCTGCTTATGGCACAAGTGGTTACACAGCCCAAGAATATGGTGCTGGCACTTATGGGGCCAGTAGTACCACCTCAACTGGGAGAAGTTCACAGAGCTCTAGCCAGCAGTTTAGTGGGATGGGCCGGTCTGGGCAGCAGCCACAGCCACTGATGTCACAACAGTTTGCACAGCCTCCGGGAGCTACCAATATGATAGGTTACATGGGGCAGACTGCCTACCAgtacccaccccctcctcctccccctcctccttcacgTAAATGA
- the DDX17 gene encoding probable ATP-dependent RNA helicase DDX17 isoform X1, protein MRGGGFGDRDRDRDRGGFGARGGGGLPPKKFGNPGERLRKKKWDLSELPKFEKNFYVEHPEVARLTPYEVDELRRKKEITVRGGDVCPKPVFAFHHANFPQYVMDVLMDQHFTEPTPIQCQGFPLALSGRDMVGIAQTGSGKTLAYLLPAIVHINHQPYLERGDGPICLVLAPTRELAQQVQQVADDYGKCSRLKSTCIYGGAPKGPQIRDLERGVEICIATPGRLIDFLESGKTNLRRCTYLVLDEADRMLDMGFEPQIRKIVDQIRPDRQTLMWSATWPKEVRQLAEDFLRDYTQINVGNLELSANHNILQIVDVCMESEKDHKLIQLMEEIMAEKENKTIIFVETKRRCDDLTRRMRRDGWPAMCIHGDKSQPERDWVLNEFRSGKAPILIATDVASRGLDVEDVKFVINYDYPNSSEDYVHRIGRTARSTNKGTAYTFFTPGNLKQARELIKVLEEANQAINPKLMQLVDHRGGGGGGGKGGRSRYRTTSSANNPNLMYQDECDRRLRGVKDGGRRDSASYRDRGETDRAGYANGSGYGSPNSAFGAQAGQYTYGQGTYGAAAYGTSGYTAQEYGAGTYGASSTTSTGRSSQSSSQQFSGMGRSGQQPQPLMSQQFAQPPGATNMIGYMGQTAYQYPPPPPPPPPSRK, encoded by the exons ATGCGCGGAGGCGGCTTTGGGGACCGGGACCGGGATCGTGACCGTGGAGG GTTTGGAGCAAGAGGTGGTGGTGGCCTTCCCCCGAAGAAGTTTGGTAATCCTGGGGAGCGTTTACGTAAAAAGAAGTGGGATTTGAGTGAGCTCCCCAAGTTTGAGAAGAATTTTTATGTTGAACATCCAGAAGTGGCAAGGCTGACTCCG TATGAGGTTGATGAACTACGCCGAAAGAAAGAGATTACAGTGAGAGGAGGCGATGTTTGTCCTAAACCTGTGTTTGCCTTCCATCATGCTAACTTCCCAC AATACGTAATGGATGTGTTGATGGATCAGCACTTCACAGAACCAACTCCAATTCAGTGCCAGGGATTTCCCTTGGCTCTTAGTGGCCGGGATATGGTGGGCATTGCTCAGACTGGCTCTGGGAAGACATTGGCG tatTTGCTGCCTGCTATTGTTCATATTAACCACCAGCCTTACTTGGAAAGAGGAGATGGCCCAATT tgtcTAGTTCTGGCTCCTACCAGAGAGCTTGCCCAGCAGGTACAGCAGGTGGCTGATGACTATGGCAAATGTTCTAGATTGAAGAGCACTTGCATTTATGGAGGTGCTCCTAAAGGTCCCCAGATTCGAGACTTGGAGagag GTGTCGAGATCTGTATAGCTACTCCTGGCCGCCTGATAGATTTCCTGGAGTCAGGAAAGACAAATCTTCGCCGATGTACTTACCTTGTACTGGATGAGGCTGACAGAATGCTTGACATGGGCTTTGAACCCCAGATTCGTAAAATTGTTGACCAAATCAGG CCTGATAGGCAGACATTAATGTGGAGTGCAACCTGGCCAAAAGAAGTAAGACAGCTTGCAGAGGATTTCCTTCGTGATTACACCCAGATCAACGTAGGCAATCTGGAGTTGAGTGCCAACCACAACATCCTCCAGATTGTGGATGTCTGCATGGAAAGTGAAAAAGACCACAA GTTGATCCAACTCATGgaggaaataatggctgaaaaggaaaataagacaatAATATTTGTAGAGACGAAAAGACGCTGTGATGACCTCACTCGAAGGATGCGCAGAGATGG TTGGCCAGCTATGTGTATCCATGGAGACAAGAGTCAACCAGAAAGAGATTGGGTACTTAATG AGTTCCGTTCTGGAAAGGCTCCCATTCTCATTGCCACAGATGTAGCCTCCCGTGGGCTAG ATGTGGAAGATGTCAAGTTTGTGATCAACTATGACTATCCAAACAGTTCAGAGGATTATGTGCACCGTATTGGCCGAACAGCCCGTAGCACCAACAAGGGCACCGCCTATACCTTCTTCACCCCAGGGAACCTAAAGCAGGCCAGAGAGTTGATCAAAGTGCTGGAAGAGGCTAATCAGGCTATCAATCCAAAACTGATGCAGCTGGTGGACCACAGAGGAGGCGGCGGAGGAGGGGGTAAGG GAGGTCGTTCTCGATACCGGACCACTTCTTCAGCCAACAATCCCAATCTGATGTATCAGGATGAGTGTGACCGGAGGCTTCGAGGGGTCAAAGATGGTGGCCGGAGAGACTCTGCAAGCTATCGGGATCGTGGTGAAACCGATAGAGCCGGTTATGCTAACGGTAGTGGCTATGGAAGTCCAAATTCTGCCTTTGGAGCACAAGCAGGCCAATACACCTATGGTCAAGGCACCTATGGGGCAGCTGCTTATGGCACAAGTGGTTACACAGCCCAAGAATATGGTGCTGGCACTTATGGGGCCAGTAGTACCACCTCAACTGGGAGAAGTTCACAGAGCTCTAGCCAGCAGTTTAGTGGGATGGGCCGGTCTGGGCAGCAGCCACAGCCACTGATGTCACAACAGTTTGCACAGCCTCCGGGAGCTACCAATATGATAGGTTACATGGGGCAGACTGCCTACCAgtacccaccccctcctcctccccctcctccttcacgTAAATGA